A segment of the Methanobacterium sp. genome:
TCAGAGTTTTTGAATAATAAATTCTCTTATCCCTTTCGATATAATGCAAAGAAGAAACCAGTCCAAATTTTTACATTCTAATGTATTCATAAATTATAAATTTTAATTTTAACAGATATTAGAGCATAGTTTTAGATAATTTGGTATAGGGGAGGTTTTTAGTTTCTAATAAAAATCGATCCCGAAGAGATGATCAGGATAAAAAAGAGTATGTAGAGTTTTTTTCAAGAGCACACTGGCCCGGAATATTTGGTGGGGCCATTTGTATTATATAACTTATCTCCCGAAGATCGTGCAATAGCCCCAAAGATTACCAGAAATAGTAACAAAACAACTCGTACCCATTGAATGGAAAGACAAATGGGCATCAATGCAACCATTCCTACTTGAATAAGCCATATTAGTGCTTAAATTATTTAGGGGATTTATTGGTTGGGATAAAATTTGCTGCAATGCTTATAGATTGTAATCTCAAATAAAAAAAAGTAAAATAAAAAAAAAGGGTGAGTAATTTTTATTCCCCTAGTAATTTTTCTTTAATAGGCTTAAATAAACCCCATTTAAGGTTAATTACAGAGTGGGCCCCGAATCGATATCAGACCCGGTCGAACCGGTCCAGGTTCATGACCTTGTCCCACGCCTTTATAAAGTCGTGCAGGAACTTTTCTTGGGAGTCTTCGCATGCGTAGAATTCTGCCAATGCCCGGAGTTCGGGGTTTGAACCGAAGATGAGGTCGCAACGTGTGCTGGTCCACTTGAGTTCGCCGGTTGCTCGGTCATGCCCCTCGAAAACATTTTCGTCTTCTTTTGATTGTTTCCATTCGGTTTGCATATCAAGCAAGTTCACGAAGAAATCATTGGTAAGCATCTCAGGCTTTTGGGTGAAGACACCATGGGAGGACCCGTCAAAATTGGCATCGAGGACACGTAAACCACCAATTAAGACCGTCATCTCAGGAGCGGTCAATGTCAACAGTTGTGCTTTGTCCACCAGCAACTCTTCGGCTCTAAGTGTGCTTTGAGCTTTTTGATAGTTGCGGAACCCGTCTGCGAAGGGTTCGAGCACGGCGAATGAGTCCACATCAGTCTGATCCTGCAGGGCATCCATGCGTCCCGGTGTGAAGGGCACTCTTATAGTATATCCTGCATTTTTCGCCGCCTCTTCAACACCAGCACAACCTGCCAGAACAATGAGATCAGCCAGGGAGACCTTCTTGTCACCGGATTGGGCCTGGTTAAATTCACTCTGGATACCTTCCAGTGTCTTGAGCACTTTGGCTAGCTGGTCGGGTTGGTTGACTTCCCAATCCTTCTGGGGTTCCAGGCGAATACGAGCACCATTGGCACCGCCACGTTTGTCGGAGCCTCGGAATGTGGATGCTGAGGCCCAGGCAGTGGAAATCAGTTCTCTGACTGATAGATCTGAAGCCAGTATCCATTCCTTAAGGGTGGTGATGTCTTCTTCATTGATTAATTCGTGATTGACTGCAGGGATAGGGTCCTGCCAGATGAGATCCTCGTCTGGTACCTCCGGGCCGAGATAACGTGCCTTGGGGCCCATGTCACGGTGGGTTAGCTTGAACCATGCCCGGGCAAACGCGTCTTTAAGCTCGTCAGGGTTCTCATAGAAGCGTCTTGAAATCTTCTCGTAGACCGGGTCTAACCTTAAAGAGAGGTCAGTGGTTAGCATGCCTGGGGTGCGACGTTTTGATGGGTCGTGGGGATCAGGCACGGTATTTTTGCCTGAGTCACCCCTCGGCCTCCACTGGTAGGCGCCAGCTGGGCTCTGGGTCAGCTCCCATTCGAATTCGAATAATATCCTGAAGAAGTTATTGTCCCACTGGGTGGGTGTGTTGGTCCAGATAACTTCCGGGCCGCCGGTAATGGTGTCGTTACCTTTACCAGTGCCGAAGCTACTCTTCCAACCCAGACCCTGTTCCTCGATTGGAGCAGCTTCCGGCTCCGGGCCCACCAGTGCCGAGTCACCAGCACCGTGGGTTTTGCCGAAGGCGTGGCCACCTGCAATGAGGGCCACTGTTTCCTCGTCGTTCATTGCCATGCGGGCGAAACTCTCCCGGATATCATGTGCTGCTGCTATGGGGTCTGGCTCGCCGTTGGGGCCTTCCGGGTTCACATAGATCAAACCCATCTCCAGGGCGGCAAGGGGATTTTCGAGGTCACGTTCACCGGTATGACGCTGATCTGTAAGCCACTCTTTCTCAGAACCCCAGTATACGTCCTTCTCTGGTTCCCAGATGTCCTCACGCCCCCCACCAAAACCGAAGGTCGCAAACCCCATGGATTCCAGGGCGACATTGCCTGCGAGAATCATCAGGTCGGCCCAGGAAATTTTCCGACCGTATTTCTGCTTGATAGGCCAGAGCAGCCGGCGAGGCTTGTCGAGATTGGCGTTGTCAGGCCAGCTAGAGAGAGGTGGAAATCGCTGGTTAGCGTTGCCCCCACCTCCACGGCCATCGCTGATACGGTATGTGCCGGCGCTGTGCCACGCCATACGGATGAATAAAGGCCCATAGTGGCCAAAATCCGCCGGCCACCAGTCCTGTGACTGGGTCATGAGTTCATGGAGGTCATTTTTCACGGCCTCTAAGTCTAGGCTCTTGAATTCTTCGGCATAGTTGAAATCCTCATCCATTGGATTGGACTTTTCAGAATGCTGGCGCAGGATGTCAAGATTCAACTGGTTTGGCCACCAATCAATGTTCGTCGTGCCACTTTTAACACCTTTTTGGCTTTCATCATCCATAATTTCACCCTCTTTTTCCACTTTAATTCATCCTATTTTATTTTCACAAAAAACTGTGATTTCGTGTTTTTAGAGCTTAATTACTATTATTTAACCTTCTTTTAGAAAATATAATTGAATATTTTAATATTTTCTAACGTTTATTTATTAGGTTACAACTTTTAATTAAAAATTTTTATTTAATTATCTCGTAAATTTTCATAAATTTAATAATGAATGTAGATTTGAGGGATTCCAATTAATTTACTAAAAATAAAATCCAAATTATAGGGCCATTACCAGATAGATCCAACACCGATCTTACACTTGCAATAATGATCATGTATACTAACACCAAACAAATTAAATATTTACTATAGAGATATAGAAAATTTTCCGGATTAAAGCTCTATTAAAAGTTTTTCAAGCTCCAAAACAAATTTTTTTGCTCTATCCCTAGAAGTTTTGGATTTTGATACCTTCACATCATATCCAACTACATACTGGGAATCTAGTCTTTTTTTATGCTCTAAATCATAAAGTTCAATTATTCCATCGGTTACATTATCTATTTCATTGTATTCATCTTGAGCTTCTTCAAAATCTTCTAAAAGGAAATTTTTTAATTTGTCTCTTACAAGAACAATTAAAGCATCGGCAGTTACCCTGTGAGAAATCTGATCTCCCACTTTAAAGCCCATTTTATTGAGAACTGCATTGGACATATAATACATTGAATAATATTAAGATACGATAACCCACAAAGGAGATATTTCTTCTTTAAATAGATATTCAGCAACTTCTAAACTTTCAGTTGCATTGTTCCATAAAGAATTTATCAAATCTGAGTCCGGGATTTGTTTCTTTATATATTCATCTTTTAGATCTAGAGTAAAGTTTTTTTGAGCAATTCTTATCCTTTCAGCATCCAACATCTTCTAACACCCTGTAATAGTCTTCAATGCCTAAGAGTATTATATTAGATTTTAGAGCCTCAGATACTACACTAAATTCCTTATTCTTAGCCATAGACAAAAATTCTTCAAAATTAAAAGTTACAAGATGTATGTCTAAAGCTAATATGTTCATCATTTTTTCAAATTCTTTTTCTCTCTCGCTTTCTGAAATTATCATTAAATCTATATCAGATGATTTAGATGCAGTACCCTTGGCATGAGAACCAAATATTAAAGCGATGAAAGGGAATTTTAATGACTTTAATTTTAAATGTAAAACTTTAAGATCTTTATTTTTCTCTAAAAGATTCTGACAACGTAAATATTCTGCATGAAATATTAATGGATCGACTTTTTTCAAAAGTAGACATTCATAAGCCCCACCATATTTCTTCAATGAAACCAAGTTAGAATTATGGAGTTTTTTCACTATGGTGTGAACATTTGAATAATTCAAATTCAAATCCCGTGATAAATCCTTAATGCTTGTTTTTTGGCAGCCTTTCTCTAACAATTCCGTGATAATTTTAATTGTATTATTTTTCATAGAACCACTTACATCTATTTAATACCATAAACTGTATTGCAAAATTACAATATACCTATTGTACTTTTACAATATACATATTGCAGTTTTACAATATAAAATGTACACATTCAAATAAAAGTAATATTATTTATTTCATCACTGATTTTTATAGTTATGAGGATTTCCAATAATTCAAAATCAGAGAAAAAAATAAGGGCAATTAGGGCTTCAAAATCCATAAATAAGAAAGTTTTTTGGCACCAAAAATTAATTACTTGACAAGTAGTTATCTCCAAGCATAGTTTGATATGGTCTTTGAATAAGGGATGTCAAAAATTGATGAAACAAAACTGTGTTGATTTCCTGCTCAAACCGCAGAATTATGGGCTGATACTGGTTGAGATGAGTGCTGGGGAGAATGATAAACCCCAGATAACCAGACCATAACCCGATAAATCGGAATACGGAATTTTAATCTCCAATACAACCATTAAGATAAAAAAAGGAGGGTAAAGTTATTTTATTCCTTGGTGACTTTTTCTTTTGTTTGAGAAGCTTAATCGATCTTTTTAACTGATTAATAATATTGTCAAATTGAGAATCACTCAGAATAGTTTTTATACCATCAAGAGATATGATGATGACATTTTTTAACTACAGCTATCTCGTTGAATGGGTTTTAAATTCTCTAATTTATTCACTACTCTCCTCTTGCATTTGTTTGATATTATTGATAACATCGAGTAATTGCTGTGTAACATCACGCCCATATATTAAATTATTTGTATCAATGATGTGCCTAGACTCTTTCAGACATTTTTCGGCTTCGAGGATTATTCCAAATTTCAAATAATATAATCCCATGTTGGCTAACACATTTGCTTCTCCCTGCCTGTCTTCGATTTCTCTATTGATCTCCAAAGCGGATTCTAAGTATTTAAACGTCTTATTCAAATTTTTTTTCTCACCATATACAAGCCCTATACCTTCCAGTTCGTGTGCTATTTCCTTTTTAAAATTATTAGCTTTAGATATGCTCAAAGCTTTTTCATGGTATTCTAGGGCACGGTCCAATTCTCCTTTCTGTCTTAATGTAAGTCCAATAGCATTTAAGTCAATAACTATCTCTTTGGGAATCCCTATTTTTTCCTGCATCTTCAAAGATTCATACATATGCTCTAATGCTTTATCAAACTCTTTTTTTTCTAAATAAACCCAGCCGATGTTTCCAATTTGATTTGCTTCACCTTGTCTATCGTCAATTTCTCTAAAAATTTCTCGAGATTGATTCATGTATTCCAATGCATGATCATACTGACATTGATTTTTTAGGGCCCATGCCATTTTACCTAGTTCTTGTGCTTTTTTCTTTTTTAAAATATCTGATTGATTCATGTTTTTCCCCCTCAGTTTTCAATTATGTCATGTAAATAGATGCTTCCCAAATTTTTCTATAAATTTTATATAATTCAATGATTTTTTCTTTAGATTTTGTTTTTAATTTCATATTGGGTCCTGGAAAGATTTCAAGCAATTTTTCTGCATCTTTTTGGTTAGGAACCATAGCACTCAATGAACTTGCAGTTATAATCTTACAATTTTCTTTTTCCTCTTCAGAAAATGGTGCTTCAAGTGAATCCATTAATACTAAAGAGCTGATCCCTTTTTGAAATGATTTATTCCATTCAAGACCATATGATAATAAATTTGCCCAATTATTCTGAGTTTTGGCAAGTCCAACGAGATTTCCAACTTTTGTTTCTAGTTTTGTGGCCTTTTTAAAAAAAGAATTTGCTTCACTAAATTTTTCAATAAAATAACTGGAATCATTCTTCTCTGTATTTGTTATTAAACAATTACAACATATTACTCCTAAATTACCATAGTTTCTAGCAAGAAACGCAGTTTTTTTAGGAACTTCTAGTTTTTTAGACAATTCTTTTGCTTTAATGAGCGATTTATAAGCCTTATCAAAATCTTTTTTTTCTAGATGAATTAATCCAATATCTTCATAAATTTGAGACATCATTATGAAATAATTATTAGGAGTAGAAAACTCATCTTTATTTAAAGCATTATATTGAGATTCAATAAGCCTTTTCGCCTCTTCTAAGCATTTTAACGCGTCTTGTAAATTATTAAGTTCTTTAAGGCTAATTCCTTTATCTCTCAACAGTTCAGCTGCATAACTTAAAGAACTTAATAATTTACCAGACTTTAAAAAAGAATCAACATCCTTAAGGTTTTTTTCAAATAATGCTAACGAAGATGCCTGAACAGAACTCTCAAATTTGTTCCCATATCGTAATATTAAACTAAGTAATGAGTAAGGAGATTTACTTAATTGAATATCTTTAGATGTTTTAGATTCACTTTTATCATATTCTTCAATTAGAATTAAGTTGTCAGTGAAATTTTCTTCAGATAAAAATGAAAGAAATGTATTACAGTAGACACCGATAGTCTGAAGGTGTTTCTTTATTAACTTATCAATTGGACTATCTTCCCTTCTATTAGCATCTGAATAAAACTCAAATGTTTTATTGCTGCTATTTTGACTGTGTAAAACCCAAATTATTTGTTTTACATTAGAATTTTCAATAATAGGAAAAATGTCTACGTCTTCCCCGGAGTATCCTAAGAAAATAACTACATAATTTTCTAGAATATATCTTAAAAAATCACTCTTGTTTTGTGATAATCGTAGATATGCATTATTAGCAACTTCTGTAATTGAACCTATAATGCTATCATGAGTTTTATTTCCATCCCAATCACATATACTTCCGTGAATTTTATATAGGCCTGGAACTGCTTTATTTTCATCTATTTTTTTAAAATCATCATCACTGTAAAATAGCTGTGTTTTTTTTGGTTTAAAAGAATCTTCAATGAGTGTGTCAAAGTTTGTGGTGATAATCAATTCGACGATTTTCTTATTAAAAAGATTTGCAATATTGTAATGGTTGTGATTTGGTTGTGAATCCATAATAAAATCCATTCTCTCCTTCCAATCGTACCTCCCCTTCCATTCATCTAACAAATAAAGAAAAACTTCTAATCTTAATTCTGAAATGGTATTGTTAACATCTTTATTAATAGATTCAGGAATTTTTATCCCATTGAGGATCTCTTCCATTATTTTTTCTTTTAGTTCATTCCCTGTAGGGAGAGATGATGGAGAATCCTTGGAAATCCCAGATCCTAAAAAAAGAGCTATGGGCTCTTTTGAGATTATTTGTTTCAGTTGATTTAATTCATCAAAAGCCATTTTAATCCCCTGATAATTAAGTTAAGTTGGCCAATAAATCTTAGTCAAAGGAATTAAAGACCTTGCATCAGTATCAAAATTATCATAATATTGAATTATTAGACTGACTAACATGTCCGCATCTACGAGTGTGACCGGATTATTAGATCTTTCACCTTCATACTTTGCCTCTTTGCTGTATCCTCCTGTAGATACATATAGACCCTTGTCACCAGGTCTTAAACCGCCGGTAAAGCTTCGAATCTCTGGAGACCCCATTTGACCTTTCCTATGTTTTACTTCAACTACTATTCGTGGTTCACTTAATCCCAGGCCATCTGGTGAAGCTAAAATGTCACGGCCACGATCTGGTCCTTTGGAAGATACTATGGTCTTGTAGTCCATTGCTCTAAGTACACCGGCAACTAACTCCTGCATTTCTTCCCAGTCAAGATCTAACATTTTATCTTTGATAAATTCCTGAGATTTAGCTAATATATCCTGTTTTAAACTAATTAGTTCCTCATCTTCATCCTGAATTTCTTCTACTGGCACTATCCCATGGAGAGCGTCAAGTATTCCTTTAGAAGCGTCAGGATTGATTTCAAATATAGTAGAAATAGCACCTAGTGTATTTTTGGTGGATGTGGAAAGATCATCTCTATTAACAGTTCCTAACCATTTTACTTTCCTAGAATCACAGTATTCCAAAGGATTTTCAGGTTAAAATGTGTCATCGAATACATAATCAGATAATATTTTTCCAACTAGATAAAAACGGTTTTGAGGGTCATAAGAAATAACATGATCATTTTTTTGAAAATCAAAACGAAATTTACTTATTTGAGATGCCCATATGGCAATCTGACCCGGTTTTTTATCGGGAAATTTATTTTGGATCTTTAATTTGATTTCTTCAGGACTTTTAACATTGCTTAAGTCCCCTATTTCTGTTCCTACAACAATTATATTCTCGTTTTTAAACCTATCTATTAAAAAAGCTGATTCTCCGGCTCTTACCATCCACATTTTTTCCATACAAATTCCCCTTTTAATTCATGGATAAAAAGTCTTTAATGTGATTTAATGGCTACTTTGAGATAAAAATACTCTCTTTTTGATTTCATCTCTTAAAATCCCTTTCCTTTTTTCAAAAAAATTTTCAAAATCTTCAAATTCTAAACTTGTTTCTAATGGAATATAATTATCTAATAAAAATTTATCAATATCTCTGACGTTTGGAATACAATCTGCATTTTTACCATGCAACCAAGCATTGAATGGAGTTTTGTTTTTGCTTTCGTTTTCAGATCCTTCCATTATTTGCAGATTAGGTAATTGATCTTTCAATAATTGCCAATGTTTCCAATTTTCTTCAGGAATCCCATATTTTTTGAGTTTAGCATTAGTGAAAGAACTTGCAGGGTGGATATGGTCTTGATGCCATTTATTTAGTCCATATTTTAAGTTTGGATATAATAATGAAAGTATTAAGAAGGTATAAGGTCCTTTTTTAGTTTCTAATAAATCTTCTATATCTTCTTCATCAATTTTAAAACGTTTATTCCCGGGTAGTTCCAGATTATTCACGAAATCTGTGATTTCAAAATCTTTATTTCTTAGAATGTAAGATTCATGGCCTTTTGTTCGTATGGCATCTCTAATGCTTGTTAAAACACTGTCACCTTGACCACCATAGACTTTCTGAAGTAAACTTTGGATTAAATAAATTTTCAATTCATGTTTAGTTCTTTTGTTTATTTGCCCGCCTTTTAATAGATAATAAGCGATAGGAATTGTTGCGTTTAAAGAAGTAAGATTCTTCTCATTAATACCAAATTCAACTAGTAAATCTACCATGTTTTCGATTGATGATTTTATTTGTTCCCAATTTTCTGTAATTTTTTCAATATTTGCTTTTTTGAAACTTTTAACTGTGAAAACAATCTGTGAGTCTGTAAGCACGAGGCATGCTCTCATAATAAAATCATTATCGAAACTGAATCCGTCTCCTTTTTGGTTTATATTTTTTAACAGGGAATCAATTTCATTTCTTGCTTCTTCCCATCTTGCTACAATAGTTGAGAAAAGGAGGTCGGATTTAGATAGTGGAGTGCCTCCACTGTTTACCCGGACAAATATATCTAAAATTTTATCAAGGTCTTGTTGTTCTAATTCAAAGTAATTAATCAAATCATCTCGGATAAGCCTATTATGAAGCACCCTCAATCTTTTCTTGATTTGTTGTCTCATTTCTTTAATGCTAGAAACGATTTCAGTATTGATAGATGGATTCTCCACTAAATCATCGTAAAATTTGTCTAAATCAGGATCTAAACCCCAAGTCAAAACTTCTTTGACTTTAAACCATAGTTTTTCGTCCTTGAATCTGAAGTAAGATTGGTTTTCATCAATTATTTCGCCATCTTCTTCTTCCAAGAATCTAAATTCGTAAATTAGGCCATCTTCGAGTTTTGTGGATTGAAATAGATTTAGATACATCTCTCTTGGCGGATATGCCTTATCACTTTCAACTCGATAATGTTTTTTCTTATAAGCGTAAGTTCCTTGAAGAGCAATGTACATTGAACTTAATCTCTGCTGACCATCTAATACTCCTATTATTTTATCTTTAAGGTCAGGCTTCGGTGCTATTTCATTTAAATAATTGTCACGTTCATGATAATTGTGAATAAATTTGTAAAATGTATAATCATCCTTTGTAGCTCCCACTACAGACCAAAAAAGAAAAGTTCCTATCGGATAACCCCTCATGATAGAATCAAAAAGCATTTCAATCTGATCATATGACCAAACAAATTTTCTCTGAATTGCAGGCAGATAAACTTCGTTCTGAGATATCAGTTTCATCATGTTTCCAATGGAATCAGTTTTATATTTTTGCATAGAACTCCCCTTTATCCAATTAAATCTCTAAATCTTTCAAACCAGCAATAATTTTTTCTTCCAAATCCAAAATCTTCTTTTTAATTACTTCTGGAGGCTCGTATTCAATCTCTTCGTACTCAATTTCCTTGTAATTGGAGATGCTGAGACTGTAATCATTCTCTTTAATCTCATCCAGCGGAACCACGAAGCACTTGGCTTTCCTATCTTCCAGATCTTCTTCATTTTTCTGGTTGAATTTTTCAATAATATCTGAAATATCCCCTTTACCATCAATAAAGGTCCGTTTATCATCTAAAGAATAACCATCGGCCTCCATGTCATAGAACCAGACCTTTTCAGTTGGTTCTCCTTTGGTGAAGATTAAGATACCTGTGGATACCCCTGCGTAGGGCTTGAAAACACCAGAGGGCATGGAGATCACTGCATCTAACCTGCATTCCTCTAAAAGTTTCATTCTTATGGATTTATGTGCTTTGGAATTTCCAAATAAAACTCCTTGAGGTACAATAACTGCACATCTTCCCCCTATCGTTAGAATGTTGTACATTAATTCCAAAAAGAGAATTTCTGTTTTGGTGGTGTTTATTGTGAAATCATCGCTTAACTCTTCTTTGTTAATGCTTCCTTTAAACGGTGGGTTAGCAAGAACAATGTTATATTGCGGCCTTTGATCGTATCGTACGGAGATAGTGTTAATTTGATCAATGTAAGGGTTGCTGATGCCATGCATCATCAGGTTCATTAAAGAAATTCGGACCATTGTCTGGTCAAAGTCATAACCGTAAAGTGACTCATTCTTCAGAAACTTGAATTCTTCCTTGCTTAATTTATCCCCTTTGAAGTTGTATTCAATTCCTTCATCATCAATTTTAATTAAATCAGGGGATGTATTTGATTTGAGAATATGTCGATAAGAATTAACTAAAAAACCAGCAGTACCACATGCCGGGTCGCAGATTGTTTCACCTATTTTAGGGTTTAAGAGTTCCACCATCATCTGGATGATGTGTCGGGGTGTACGGAACTGACCGTTTTTACCGGAGGTTTTAAGTTCAGATAAGAGGTATTCGTAGAGATCCCCTTTGGTATCCAAATTTCGGTCCTTGATGTGCATATCGTCGATGATTTTGGTGGCTTCAGTCAGAAGACTCCCTGTAGGAATGGCAAAGACTGCATCTTTCATGTAACGGCTGTAAAGGGAATTCGCACCACCCAGATCCCGTAAGAAGGGGAATACTTTATCCCGAACATGGCCCAGCATCTCATCAGCAGCCATATTATTCCAGTTGGACCACCTGCAATCAGGACAGTCTTTAAAGATGGATTCATATTCTTCCTTACTGAGCTGTACATTCTTTTCCCTGGAGATCTCATCATCATCTAAACGTTTCATGAACATTAAGTAGGACATCTGTTCAATGGCCTGCAGGGGATTGGATATTCCACTGCTCCAGAACTTATCCCATAACTGGTTAATCTTTGATTTGAGGTCTGAGTCTAACATACGAGTTCTCCTTTGAATGCCTTTTGCATTAGGGTGTTGAATAGATTGTCTATTTCTTGTTTGGATTGGGATTGGCAAGCTTTTAGGGGTTCCACTTGTTGGACGATTTGGGCGAATTGATTTTGGAGTTCTAATGGAGGTATTGAAACCTCTAATTTATCAAAAAATCTTTTAGATACCCTTTTTTGTCCCGCACTACCAGTCATCATATTTTCAGCATTATCTCGGATAGAATCTAACGACAATAACTGATATATCCACTCAGAATTTACTTCTTTAGGCCTTAAAACATGAAATTCGGTCGAACCGAAGCCAATTTTAGTATCAATACGAGCTATAGTACCCTTTCCATTTTCCATACAAGGAGTAATTTTTGCAAATAAAACATCATTTTTCCTAAAGTAGGTGTAACCTTTAATAACATCACCTAAATTCTTTATTTTATGATTAAATATTTCTCCTTTTTCTCCAACATCTTCCATACCTAAAAAAGTAATTTCTGTGCTTGAAGGTAAATCATTGATTTCCGATTTTTTAGGATTGATTTCACATATTTCTGAAAGAGATTTAACTTCCCAATCTTTATTTTTCTCTTTATCAAAGAACATATGAGCGAATAAACTCTTTAAATAATCATCAATCAATTCATCAGCTTCTGCCCGCCATTCTTTCAGTTTTTCGCCCTTTTCCAGAATTTCAACTATTTTCTTTTGGGTTTCGATGGGGGGAACAGGGATTTTGATTTTTTCTAATCCAGATTTAGTAATTGCCTTAAAAGTTGATCCTGTTCCTGATTCTTCAATTTTAGGCTTTAAATAATTTAATAAGTAAAATAAATATTTATTATCACCATTTTTTAGATTTAATGAAGCTAAACCTCTTCCAATACAATAATCTATATTGGCAATGTTTACATCACCAACAGGAGCCCTAACAGACATTAGTATGCTCCCTCTTTTTGTCTTCCTTTTAGGATCAGTAGTGAATTTTATATGGTGAGGATATGTTTTTCCAAACTCTGCTTTTCCCTGTAAAAAAGGCATTCCTTCTCCTTCTTCATTATAAGAAGATCCAGGAGGTGATTGGCCCATCAACAATTCACAAGCATCCTTAATTTGAACAAATTTCCAATTGTAATTTAAATTTTCTTCTTTAATCATGATTAACTTCCGAAAATGCAGTTGAACGAACATTTATTTGATGATTTTAAGTCAATTCATATGTTTATTCCAAAAATCACATTATAGAATAGTTTCTCTTAACATGTATCCAACAACAGACTCTTTTTCTATTAAAAAGTCTAAAATTACTAAAAATTGTTGTTTTAATTGTGTGTTTTTTCTTAACTTTTCAGAATTTATATTCTCATACCTTCTGACAATATTCTCTAAATAATAGACCGTATTAGTCTCTAATTCATCTGACCACAAATTATTATAAACA
Coding sequences within it:
- a CDS encoding DUF262 domain-containing protein codes for the protein MQKYKTDSIGNMMKLISQNEVYLPAIQRKFVWSYDQIEMLFDSIMRGYPIGTFLFWSVVGATKDDYTFYKFIHNYHERDNYLNEIAPKPDLKDKIIGVLDGQQRLSSMYIALQGTYAYKKKHYRVESDKAYPPREMYLNLFQSTKLEDGLIYEFRFLEEEDGEIIDENQSYFRFKDEKLWFKVKEVLTWGLDPDLDKFYDDLVENPSINTEIVSSIKEMRQQIKKRLRVLHNRLIRDDLINYFELEQQDLDKILDIFVRVNSGGTPLSKSDLLFSTIVARWEEARNEIDSLLKNINQKGDGFSFDNDFIMRACLVLTDSQIVFTVKSFKKANIEKITENWEQIKSSIENMVDLLVEFGINEKNLTSLNATIPIAYYLLKGGQINKRTKHELKIYLIQSLLQKVYGGQGDSVLTSIRDAIRTKGHESYILRNKDFEITDFVNNLELPGNKRFKIDEEDIEDLLETKKGPYTFLILSLLYPNLKYGLNKWHQDHIHPASSFTNAKLKKYGIPEENWKHWQLLKDQLPNLQIMEGSENESKNKTPFNAWLHGKNADCIPNVRDIDKFLLDNYIPLETSLEFEDFENFFEKRKGILRDEIKKRVFLSQSSH
- a CDS encoding type I restriction-modification system subunit M; amino-acid sequence: MLDSDLKSKINQLWDKFWSSGISNPLQAIEQMSYLMFMKRLDDDEISREKNVQLSKEEYESIFKDCPDCRWSNWNNMAADEMLGHVRDKVFPFLRDLGGANSLYSRYMKDAVFAIPTGSLLTEATKIIDDMHIKDRNLDTKGDLYEYLLSELKTSGKNGQFRTPRHIIQMMVELLNPKIGETICDPACGTAGFLVNSYRHILKSNTSPDLIKIDDEGIEYNFKGDKLSKEEFKFLKNESLYGYDFDQTMVRISLMNLMMHGISNPYIDQINTISVRYDQRPQYNIVLANPPFKGSINKEELSDDFTINTTKTEILFLELMYNILTIGGRCAVIVPQGVLFGNSKAHKSIRMKLLEECRLDAVISMPSGVFKPYAGVSTGILIFTKGEPTEKVWFYDMEADGYSLDDKRTFIDGKGDISDIIEKFNQKNEEDLEDRKAKCFVVPLDEIKENDYSLSISNYKEIEYEEIEYEPPEVIKKKILDLEEKIIAGLKDLEI
- a CDS encoding restriction endonuclease subunit S; this encodes MIKEENLNYNWKFVQIKDACELLMGQSPPGSSYNEEGEGMPFLQGKAEFGKTYPHHIKFTTDPKRKTKRGSILMSVRAPVGDVNIANIDYCIGRGLASLNLKNGDNKYLFYLLNYLKPKIEESGTGSTFKAITKSGLEKIKIPVPPIETQKKIVEILEKGEKLKEWRAEADELIDDYLKSLFAHMFFDKEKNKDWEVKSLSEICEINPKKSEINDLPSSTEITFLGMEDVGEKGEIFNHKIKNLGDVIKGYTYFRKNDVLFAKITPCMENGKGTIARIDTKIGFGSTEFHVLRPKEVNSEWIYQLLSLDSIRDNAENMMTGSAGQKRVSKRFFDKLEVSIPPLELQNQFAQIVQQVEPLKACQSQSKQEIDNLFNTLMQKAFKGELVC